In one window of Thunnus thynnus chromosome 23, fThuThy2.1, whole genome shotgun sequence DNA:
- the eri1 gene encoding 3'-5' exoribonuclease 1 codes for MDEHKENIHGKDVNVKMSNTREDEKAKPCSRICPAGEPAPQVSPSQSNSDFSHPVYKEIAVANGHINRMSKEELRIKLAELKLDTRGVKDVMKKRLKSHYKKQKLMQSAAEGGPTDTYYDYICVVDFEATCEEDNPSDFLHEIIEFPMVLISTHTLEIVDTFQEYVKPELNPQLSDFCVKLTGITQKMVDEADPFPDVLQRVVAWLQERELGTKYKYAILTDGAWDMSKFLNIQCRVSRIRYPQFAKKWINIRKSYGNFYKVPRTQTKLSTMLEKLGLKYEGRPHSGLDDSRNIARIALRMLQDGCQLRVNERMHAGQLLSVPSSAPVEGAPPPHNPRSRD; via the exons ATGGATGAGCACAAGGAGAACATTCATGGCAAGGACGTCAATGTGAAGATGTCTAACACAAGAGAGGATGAAAAG GCGAAGCCTTGCAGCAGGATATGTCCTGCCGGAGAACCTGCTCCTCAGGTGTCCCCGTCTCAGTCCAACAGCGACTTCAGTCATCCGGTGTACAAAGAGATCGCTGTGGCCAACGGACACATCAACCGCATGTCCAAGGAGGAGCTTCGGATCAAGTTGGCAGAGTTGAAGCTTGACACAAG GGGTGTGAAGGATGTGATGAAGAAGAGGTTGAAGAGTCACTATAAGAAGCAGAAGCTGATGCAGTCTGCAGCTGAAGGAGGACCCACGGACACCTACTACGACTACATCTGCGTGGTGGACTTTGAAGCTACGTGTGAAGAGGATAACCCGTCAGACTTCCTTCATGAAATCATTGAGTTCCCCATGGTTCTCATCAGCACACACACCTTAGAAATT GTGGACACTTTTCAGGAATATGTAAAACCAGAACTGAACCCGCAGCTTTCAGACTTCTGTGTGAAGTTAACAGGAATAACGCAG AAAATGGTGGATGAAGCCGACCCGTTCCCAGACGTCCTGCAGCGAGTTGTAGCTTGGCTCCAGGAGAGGGAGCTCGGGACGAAGTATAAATACGCCATTCTGACCGACGG AGCGTGGGACATGAGCAAGTTCCTCAACATCCAGTGTCGCGTCAGCCGGATCAGATACCCTCAGTTTGCAAAGAAATGGATAAACATTCGGAAATCATACGGGAACTTCTACAAG GTCCCTCGTACACAGACGAAGCTGAGCACCATGTTGGAGAAGCTTGGTCTGAAGTATGAAGGTCGTCCTCACTCCGGCTTGGACGACTCACGCAACATCGCCAGGATAGCTCTGCGCATGCTGCAGGACGGGTGCCAGCTGCGCGTCAACGAGCGCATGCACGCCGGCCAGCTGCTCTCGGTTCCCAGCTCCGCTCCCGTGGAAGGAGCCCCACCTCCTCATAACCCCCGCAGCAGGGACTAG